One region of Bubalus bubalis isolate 160015118507 breed Murrah chromosome 15, NDDB_SH_1, whole genome shotgun sequence genomic DNA includes:
- the RIMS2 gene encoding regulating synaptic membrane exocytosis protein 2 isoform X14, translating into MGRQGLGGAGAAGRSMQRSQSRSSLSASFEALAGYFPCMNSLEEEETGGKKLRSTVQRSTETGLAVEMRNWMTRQASRESTDGSMNSYSSEGNLIFPGVRLASDSQFSDFLDGLGPAQLVGRQTLATPAMGDIQVGMMDKKGQLEVEIIRARGLVVKPGSKTLPAPYVKVYLLDNGVCIAKKKTKVARKTLEPLYQQLLSFEESPQGKVLQIIVWGDYGRMDHKSFMGVAQILLDELELSNMVIGWFKLFPPSSLVDPTLAPLTRRASQSSLESSTGPSYSRS; encoded by the exons ATGGGCCGGCAGGGCTTAGGGGGCGCCGGCGCCGCGGGGCGCTCCATGCAGCGCTCGCAGAGCCGGAGCAGCCTCTCCGCCTCCTTCGAGGCACTGGCCGGCTACTTTCCCTGTATGAactccctggaggaagaag AAACCGGAGGTAAAAAGCTACGGAGCACTGTCCAGAGAAGTACAGAAACAGGCTTGGCTGTGGAAATGAGGAACTGGATGACTCGACAAGCGAGCCGAGAATCTACCGACGGCAGCATGAACAGCTACAGCTCAGAAGGAAA TCTGATCTTCCCTGGTGTCCGCTTGGCCTCGGATAGCCAATTCAGTGATTTTCTGGATGGCCTTGGCCCTGCCCAGCTAGTGGGGCGCCAAACTCTGGCCACACCCGCCATGG GTGACATTCAGGTAGGAATGATGGACAAAAAGGGACAGCTGGAGGTGGAAATAATTCGGGCCCGTGGCCTTGTTGTAAAACCAGGTTCCAAGACACTGCCAG CACCATACGTAAAGGTGTATCTATTAGATAATGGAGTCTGcatagccaaaaagaaaacaaaagtggcAAGAAAAACGCTGGAACCCCTTTACCAGCAACTATTATCTTTTGAAGAAAGTCCCCAAGGAAAGGTTTTACAG ATCATTGTCTGGGGAGACTATGGCCGCATGGATCACAAATCCTTTATGGGAGTGGCCCAGATACTTTTAGATGAACTGGAGCTATCCAACATGGTGATCGGCTGGTTCAAACTCTTCCCCCCTTCCTCCCTAGTAGATCCAACCTTGGCCCCTCTGACAAGAAGAGCTTCCCAATCATCTCTGGAAAGTTCAACTGGACCTTCTTACTCTCGTTCATAG